Part of the Poecilia reticulata strain Guanapo linkage group LG2, Guppy_female_1.0+MT, whole genome shotgun sequence genome is shown below.
ATCATTATTTAACAACCTGGTTCCTCCACTTCTATCCTCACCAGCTACACTACGATTCATGACACAAAGCACCGATTCCTGAATTATTCCTCTTTACTCCCTCTGCTCTCATCTGATCCTGATTTCTCTGTTTGCCTTTTCTGAaggtttgatgtttgttttttattgtgttttggtttCTATGGCTGGTTGAACTGTGACCTTTGTTCTCCAAACACCAACACGCCCTAATGCTCACCTMTATGATCATTTGACCATTTATATCTTTTATTGGAAACATTTGTTCTAAAATAGGGAGCAACTGTTGCACAAACGGATCTAAAACGTTGCACTTTGGTCCTAATCTAACAGCTTTTATCTGGATCAGAATTGGGTGGATcaatgttttgcttgttttaggttagaaacataaaactgttgAACTAAACATTAACTGAGGGCGTTGACTGCTGAGTCTGCAGATtcacatggatggatggaatttcaTGTTAATTTAGAGATTTTATAGATTTatggcttgattttttttttctttaatccacaAAGGGTCAAAATTATACTTACAGGTTCAAATGCATACTAACACTCCCACtaagattttattaaatgtttactcAATCACATGTTTTGTGATTGCAGGTGTTTCACCTTTTCCCAGGAAAGCTGCTGTCATGACCTGGCAGACCGAACTCAACCCCGTCAGGCTAAATGACTCCAGGTTTAACGGGTCAGTCRTGTCCAGGAGGTTCATGGCTCAAATGAGTAAACTCATCAAAATCCAAGGTTCTTCAACAAATTACCAAAACATTCTCAGATGTTGATGTCTGGCCAACATCTTTTAGCTGCTGCTAGCGGCGACGCCTCACTCGGCCCTTTGGTCCATGTCTGCAGGCTTGGAACGCTAATAAAATGGACACAGAGCAGAGGAGTGTTAACATCCACCTCAGAGACAGTTAAAGTTAATGATTACACCATGCAGGCAGTAAAGCTCTACATCGATAGTTTGATGAGGACTTCCTCAGACTGAAGGTGCAGCACAGCATAAAAGCGGCTGCAGGCTGAGCTGAATCAGGAGATCCTCTGGAACCAGGTACGAAACTCTGACTGCATCCCTTCTTCATGGTAAACACTGCAGAGCTTATTGAAACGTTTCTCTCTTTCAGAACTTTCAGAGGATTTCTGAATGTACGGCCAGAACCAAGGTAAACCGTCCTCTGATGAAAGTCATTTCATTCTGTAGCTTTCATTGAATAACTCTGGGCTTCCTTTGGGTTTAGGGAACCAGTATCCAGGAGGTAACCCTGCTTTTCCTCCACCAATGTCAAACTGCCCTGCTGCACCTGGACATCCAGGACACCCTGGACATCCACACGGTCCAGGACACGGCCATGGACACGGTCCTGGACACGGTCCTGGACACGGCCAGGGTCAGTCCCATGGACATGGacacaaagacaagaaaaaacacaaggaCAAGCACAAGGACCAGCACAAGCACAAGGACCAGGACAAGCACAAGCACAAGCACAAGCAAGGCCACAAACACGGCCACTGCCACAAGAAAGGGAAGGACAGCCACGGGGTGAGCCGATCCTCCTGCTGCTCAGATTccatccaaaataaatcatctCACTGTCAGTTTAAAGGTTTCGCAGAAAGTTAAGACCAGAATGTCAAGAARtgttcagtaaaatgttttagctttgaATAAAACAGACCTGAGAACTGTTAAAGACGAGTAACTTGGTTCCTGaacttgttttgtgttttttcaggcgtccagcagctcctgcagcagcagcagcagcagcagcagcagcagcagcagcgactcCGACTGAATGAACAACCAGCActtcttctgattttaatctcagtggTTTTGAATTTTACAGTAGATGCACAATTAAACCCACTAACTCCAATAATCGGTCAGAAAATCTGCACATCAGAACTGGTCAGCCTTTATCATGTGGAGAATATGATGTTAGTCCTgatggattttgttttctgagtgGAAAAAGTGATTGCAGTGTGTGATAAATGTGAATACACAAACCACAGCTTGtctgtcttttatttaaagcttCTGTTTGTCCAGAGTCACACCCTGTTCCTGCTgatatgaacttgttttgaTAACCGTCACAATCTGTGGATAGTGAGGAGCTTTTTCCCCTGGTTCACCTTAAAGTCAGCAGTTCCTCTTTCACTGCATCAGGAAAACTGGTTCaaaccttcattttatttttattccattcaCTCAGCAACACATATGAATcagaaaacaatcagaaaaaaatacaaatttacaatatttgctTCCTattgacataaaaagaaaaattagctTCTGAACTCGCTTCATCATGACTTTCACTTTTCTTTGAAATGCATCATGATCCATTATTCCATCGAAGCTCTTCTTTTACCAAACCAGGTAAAATTTTAGAAACTTTGTTTCTCTAAAATCACTGTGAATACAGGAACACAGTGTGTTTGGTCTATAGCAGAGGGTTRGGGTAGCCAGACAACGTTCATGttgttggactgtgggaggaaaccagagttcCCAGAGAAAACCTCCACATGCACTGGGAGAGCAGGCTGACTCCAGCAGGAAGACTCAgacccggatcagaaccagaacgtTTGTGCTGCAGGATAAACACTGAACTTCACGTCGGCCTGTTTCTGTCAGCACTTCACACCGTCGACCTGGTGGAACACGTTAGRCAAACCTTTTCTTTTGGCTCTTTTCCACGTCGTTatcagaaacacaaagcagttCTRAAACATTTTCTGAAGTGCGGCTGCTGTCACGCTCCAGGTTGCAAAGTTCAAGTCTTTGTGATTCAGGTTGACGCCTGATTATGGGAATGTTTCTGAAGGCTGAGCAGGttttgtcatgatccgtgtttctgtgtgtttatttttgagtttttctgtgtgatcctgtgagtcctgtctctgcgtcttYCCCGTTGATYgtctcccaggtgtgtctcctTCCCTTCATTACCCCacgtgtatttagtctcacctgttgtctgtgttcttcgtcggatcCTTGTCAATTGTCTAAYGTGCGTCTGTTCCTGTCTCAGTTTGTATAGTTTTCCAGTTGTACTGTTAAGTCCTGGTTAACTAAGCTCATGTTCAGACTACGTGACAGTGCTACSGGTAACTAGCCGTGTGCTGTAGTTCTCTCCYgtgctgcctgtcctggactgtTTTGTGCCTTATTGTCATCATTAAAACCATCATTATCATCAAcatacctgggtctcagcgtctcTCCTCACCCCAACAACCCCACCTTATGACAGGTTTCACTGCTGACTCAAATCAGATTCTTAGAGAGTAAAGTTTCAACTGTAATCAGTttataaagtgttaaaatgacaagttgtatatatttttttacagtcacTCAGttgcatttacttgagtaactttttggaacCAATTGCTTTTAGGAGCTGTACTTTTCACTTTACTTCAGTAATGTTATTATAAAGTATAATTTCTCTCActtgaataacattttttgaTCCTTTTTCCACTTTATTCAGTGAGAAACTTCAGCTTGATTTAAAATCACCAGACACATAAACTCACCTAAAGTTGTTAAAGTGAAACATCCTGTTGataaaaaagtttctgttttctaatgTCACTTTCTCTTTATTGAGTCTTTTGGAGGCAAAGGGATGACTGTGTCTTCACCCTgctttacacaaacacacagagactgTAAAGgtttatatgaaataaattgcttttaaaaatatttggtcgccttattttattttgtaatcattatttatgttatttttttaaaaatcaaaatttccagaaaactttaaatttctgTCCATTTAATTATAtagttttgaaatattaaatgattaatgtgTTAATCAGTTCCTCTGTACTTGAGTTGTTGTTTcaccaaaatacttttttactcaacatttaatttcccttggGGGTCAGTAcagttgaattttaatttaaataaattgtacgTTTTTATAAACgtatttaaccctttcatgcatcaattatgatcctttatgtcaggatttatttccaaagtgttttcttaaggtaataaaaggtgggggaaaatgttcaaaaggaaaaaaaaaatctaggaaTTTTTCCCCCCTAAGTtattctaaatgtatttttctccaaatacaaagttggtATTAGGAAAATACATCAATATTATTGATCTTTAGGTCacttgatgtcacaatatttttttttatctgcaagaGTTTTGTACAGGAGGGACTGGGTTGGTCGGCAGGCTCTTTATAttagatttaacaaaaacatttttgcacttGTAGTGGATGACCAGTGGATGACCACGCAATACACTATCAAGTGATAGTGTATTGCATGATGCGTGTCCACCTCAGTGGTCTCGTCTGTgggcatttataacataaaaacccgcaagaaacacaataaaatggcttttagacagaTGTCCGCTgcagtgaccactatgcatggaaagggttacatttttaatacagtaaATAGCATATGTACCACGAAAGGTATAGTATACAGTAAACCTCATCTTCTATCATCACTTTTCTGAACCAGGTGCATTCTTTCCGCTGACCAGAGGGTGGCAGTGTCGCGGAAGTGAGTACCCGCCAATCAGCGGCAGTTTTTTCGCTCTAACAGGAAGTAAACAGAGGAACCGGGAGCTCTGCTGCGGTGCAGCTTCTGGCCACCCAGAGTTGATCAGATCGTCTTAAttataacattaataataataataatgccaCTAACGGTTCTGAGTTCTGCCTGCAGGTATGTGTTGTCACCGGAAGCTGGTGTAGCTGTACAGGAAGTGGAGTCGCTGTGGCGGTTAGTcgagacatttttgtttgtaacaGCAGAGaagctgttgttttaaaagtttaacgTGTAGTCCGTGTCTGTTAGAGGCATTGCACAAAACGGCCAGTGGAAATGTTATTCAAAGCGTCATCCTCCTAAACTCTGACTCTGATCTAACCGCCTCAAGCCTCCTCTCTCCTTCTAATAACATCATTTTAACAGCTAACATGCTGGTCACTATCCCTGATATCACCACCAGGCGTCGATGCAGGAAGATAATCAGAGGTCATAAAGTTCTGGCTGATCACTGAGTGTAACGGAATAAAGTTAACCAGTTTATTTCAGGACCAGGTTGAAGGTTAGGTTAGAATCACAGTCAGGCCTGTTGGCGCCGCCTGGCggtgtaataaaataaaacaacattaaatacGATTCATGTTCGGCTTGTTTATCATTAATTGTCTTTCAGACTGAAGCCTGTTTGGAGACTGCAGCGAATCCAGGCTCACATGGTGAGTATCAGCTGATGATGCACCGATTGACCTTTACTGACCGGCACCGATTACCAGATTTCTGTAAGGTTTTGATTTTCAAGGTTCTCATTTGTTCAAACCTTAATTCACCatttaaatttaacaataaCCCAACTGCTGGGTGGAGGATGACGTCTGCAGACCAGACACattctggacacaaactgttttgaCATTTACACACAATTCAGACAAACCATTAACctccagagtacctggagagaacacacacatccacaggGAGAACAAACGCcacgcagaaagaccccagacctttttgctgcaatgCAGCTACTGCACTGTGCAGCCTAccttatctttatttttattaatttataataactggtcaaaattaaattatgtaagataataaataattatagaaaaaagaaaataaacaatctaatttaaaaattaattaaaaataggcataaaaaataaatagacagattaaaataaaaaataggaataaaaataagtgggatacaaataaacagtaaatataagtagggctgcacagtggcgcagtgggtagagctgttgcagcaagaaggttctgggttcaattcctggtctttctgcatggagtctccatgttctccctgtgcatggtgggttttctccaggtactccggtttcctcccacagtccagaaacatgactgtcaggttaattggcctctacagattgtccctaggtgtgagtgtgtgtgcatggttgtgtctctgtgttgctctgcgacagactggcgacctgaccaggtgacctgtccaggtgaccccgcctctcgcctggaacgttagctggagaggcaccagcacctcctgacccactgagggacaagggtgtaagaaaatggatggatggataaatataATTACTAGTCATaaatctaaaatgatttaaGGAGGCCCGGTCAGTTGAGTTGCAGTGACCCGTCACACTGAgcaagcatgtggcgacagaTGACAACAACAACTTTCCTTTAAGAGAAGGAGAAACCTCCatccggatcagaaccagtgAGAAACTGAAGACAGAAACGGAACAGAGAATTTCAGCGTTTTAGTTTCCATCCAGATGGTTAAAGCTGATTAAAGTCTCTGGGTGAAGCTCAGTTATATAGatattatattaataaatcTGCTCTCCATCCATCACTGAGATTTATTTGACAGATTCactcaaagagaaaaacatctcaGTCAGTTAAACGTGTAAAATAATAAGTTTAAACTTAAAG
Proteins encoded:
- the LOC103461853 gene encoding annexin B11-like; the protein is MYGQNQGNQYPGGNPAFPPPMSNCPAAPGHPGHPGHPHGPGHGHGHGPGHGPGHGQGQSHGHGHKDKKKHKDKHKDQHKHKDQDKHKHKHKQGHKHGHCHKKGKDSHGASSSSCSSSSSSSSSSSSDSD